In the genome of Chryseobacterium oryzae, one region contains:
- a CDS encoding phosphohydrolase, with amino-acid sequence MTKEELLNKAIKIADKAHKGQKDKYQAPYIAHVMRVMEYGKTLDEKIVGVLHDVVEDHAEEFSFEYLRSEGFPEYILFAVSCLTKFDPEEAYEDFIKRTERSPLAVAVKLNDLRDNMDLRRVNRELTQKDIHRFNKYLKAYRYLTEKY; translated from the coding sequence ATGACCAAAGAAGAACTTTTAAATAAAGCAATAAAAATAGCTGATAAAGCACATAAAGGACAAAAAGATAAATATCAGGCTCCGTACATCGCCCACGTAATGCGTGTAATGGAATATGGTAAAACGTTAGACGAGAAAATTGTTGGTGTTTTGCATGACGTGGTAGAAGATCATGCAGAAGAATTCAGTTTTGAGTATTTAAGATCTGAAGGATTTCCGGAATATATTCTGTTTGCGGTAAGCTGTCTTACAAAGTTCGATCCTGAAGAAGCGTATGAAGATTTTATTAAACGTACAGAAAGATCTCCTTTGGCTGTTGCTGTAAAACTGAATGATCTTCGGGATAATATGGATCTTAGAAGGGTGAACCGGGAACTTACACAAAAAGACATCCACAGATTCAACAAATACCTGAAAGCTTATCGCTATCTAACAGAAAAATATTAA
- a CDS encoding MATE family efflux transporter, with translation MNFLNKNYTKEALTLALPVMLTQVGQVSVNLFDNIIVGKLLGADALASVSLGNAVFFSMFVLALGFSFAIPPLVSQAHSQHDHKTINSVFSHGFVINMAVGTILMAVLLLAMPLLYHSGQPEKIIPDTVDFLTIMAISIVPFMAFQTLREVSEGLSYTIGVTKATIIANVINIVLNYVFIKGIWIFPEMGVKGSALASLIARIFMVVFLYFVLLKENKTRQYIKDFSLKMQVFSKKMFEKMIRLGFPTALQMFFEVTAFAGAAFICGLISAHDIASHQIALSMASFTFNLCIGFSVASTVMIGRKLGEKNFVELRKIGINNLKIAFLFMCFCGFVFIVGRNILPTFFTKPEEIEVITLASKLMIIAALFQLSDGIQVTALGMLRGLQDVKIPSIYTFIAYWLITIPLGYFLCVTLKMGAFGMWIALGLGLTISACMLVKRFLNLSSRRINENTK, from the coding sequence ATGAACTTTTTAAATAAAAACTATACCAAAGAAGCCTTAACGCTTGCTCTTCCCGTAATGCTTACGCAGGTTGGGCAGGTTTCTGTAAACCTTTTCGACAATATAATCGTTGGTAAATTATTGGGAGCAGATGCTTTAGCTTCAGTTTCACTTGGGAATGCCGTATTTTTCTCCATGTTTGTTTTGGCATTGGGATTTTCGTTTGCCATTCCGCCATTGGTTTCTCAGGCTCATTCTCAACATGACCACAAAACCATTAATTCTGTTTTCAGTCATGGTTTTGTCATCAATATGGCGGTAGGAACCATTCTTATGGCAGTATTGCTTTTGGCAATGCCTCTGCTCTACCATTCTGGTCAGCCGGAAAAAATTATACCCGATACTGTAGATTTCCTGACTATTATGGCAATCAGCATTGTTCCTTTTATGGCATTTCAGACTTTAAGAGAGGTTTCAGAAGGTTTGTCTTATACCATTGGGGTTACAAAAGCTACCATTATTGCTAACGTAATTAATATTGTTTTAAATTATGTTTTCATTAAAGGAATATGGATTTTCCCAGAAATGGGTGTAAAGGGTTCTGCTCTTGCAAGTCTTATTGCCAGAATTTTCATGGTGGTATTCTTATATTTCGTTTTGCTGAAAGAGAATAAAACAAGACAGTATATTAAAGATTTTTCTTTAAAAATGCAGGTTTTCTCTAAGAAAATGTTCGAAAAAATGATTCGCCTAGGCTTCCCTACTGCTTTACAGATGTTCTTTGAGGTAACTGCTTTTGCAGGAGCAGCATTTATTTGCGGACTCATTTCTGCCCACGATATCGCTTCTCACCAAATCGCTTTAAGTATGGCATCTTTTACCTTTAATCTGTGCATTGGTTTCAGTGTTGCATCAACGGTGATGATTGGGAGAAAGTTGGGCGAAAAAAACTTTGTTGAACTAAGAAAAATAGGAATCAACAATCTTAAAATTGCTTTTCTCTTTATGTGTTTCTGCGGATTTGTATTTATTGTAGGGCGAAATATTCTCCCTACTTTCTTTACAAAACCCGAAGAAATTGAAGTGATAACTTTAGCCTCTAAACTGATGATTATTGCAGCATTATTTCAACTTTCAGACGGAATTCAGGTAACCGCTTTGGGAATGCTTAGAGGATTGCAGGATGTAAAGATTCCTTCGATTTATACTTTTATTGCATATTGGTTAATTACGATTCCTTTGGGATATTTCCTTTGTGTAACTCTTAAAATGGGTGCATTCGGAATGTGGATTGCCCTTGGTTTAGGATTAACGATTTCTGCGTGTATGCTCGTAAAACGTTTTCTTAACCTGTCTTCCAGACGTATAAATGAAAATACGAAATAA
- a CDS encoding sigma-54-dependent transcriptional regulator: MQKILIVEDEKAISGVLHSILSDELNDYEFIIADDGLEGYKQVEKEDFALVISDIKMPKLSGTELLKQSLALKPETTFIMISGHADIDSAVSCLKDGAYDFISKPIDINRLITSVKNALAKETLKKENKNLQSENKTLKKKVSKKYQMIGDSAPLKKIQEMIEKVAPSDARVLITGPNGAGKELVAHAIHNLSERSKGPMVEVNCAAIPSELIESELFGHVKGSFTGAIKDKQGKFEQANNGTIFLDEIGDMSLIAQAKVLRALQESKVSPVGSDKEIKVDVRVLAATNKNMQTEIAEGRFREDLYHRLSVIEIYVPPLDERKDDIKLLVEHFSKMISEEHGTALKSFDDTAIDALKELSWTGNIRELRNVVERLIILGGNTVSKEDVASFVRK; the protein is encoded by the coding sequence ATGCAAAAAATCCTTATTGTAGAAGACGAAAAAGCAATTTCCGGAGTACTCCACAGTATTCTTTCGGATGAACTCAATGATTATGAATTTATAATCGCCGATGATGGGCTGGAAGGCTACAAACAGGTAGAAAAAGAAGATTTTGCCCTTGTAATTTCAGACATCAAGATGCCGAAGCTTTCAGGAACAGAACTTTTGAAACAGAGTTTAGCCTTAAAACCGGAAACTACATTCATCATGATTTCTGGTCATGCCGATATCGATTCTGCAGTTTCTTGTCTTAAAGATGGCGCATACGATTTTATTTCTAAGCCAATAGACATCAATAGACTGATTACGAGCGTAAAAAATGCTTTGGCTAAAGAAACTCTAAAAAAAGAAAATAAAAATCTTCAATCTGAAAATAAAACACTTAAAAAGAAAGTCAGTAAAAAGTACCAAATGATTGGTGATTCTGCTCCTTTGAAGAAAATTCAGGAGATGATTGAAAAAGTGGCTCCTTCAGACGCAAGAGTTTTAATTACAGGTCCCAATGGTGCTGGTAAAGAATTGGTTGCACACGCTATTCATAATTTAAGCGAAAGATCTAAAGGTCCGATGGTGGAAGTAAACTGTGCTGCAATCCCTTCAGAATTAATAGAATCTGAACTTTTCGGGCATGTAAAAGGTTCATTTACCGGAGCTATTAAAGATAAACAGGGAAAGTTTGAACAAGCCAACAACGGAACGATTTTCTTAGATGAGATTGGTGATATGAGTCTTATTGCTCAGGCAAAAGTGTTGCGTGCTTTACAGGAAAGTAAAGTTTCTCCTGTAGGAAGCGATAAAGAAATTAAAGTTGATGTACGTGTCTTGGCGGCAACCAACAAAAATATGCAGACAGAAATTGCTGAGGGAAGATTTAGAGAAGATCTGTACCACAGACTTTCTGTAATTGAAATCTATGTTCCGCCTTTGGATGAAAGAAAAGATGATATTAAACTTTTGGTAGAACATTTTTCTAAAATGATATCCGAAGAGCATGGCACTGCCTTAAAAAGCTTTGATGATACTGCTATAGATGCACTGAAAGAACTATCATGGACCGGAAATATCCGAGAGTTGAGAAATGTGGTAGAAAGATTAATCATTCTTGGTGGAAACACTGTTTCTAAAGAAGATGTTGCAAGTTTTGTAAGAAAATAA
- a CDS encoding YggS family pyridoxal phosphate-dependent enzyme, with amino-acid sequence MSLEENYNNIKNQLPENVQLVAVSKTHPVEAIQEVYDFGQRVFGENKVQELTEKYPLLPKDIQWHLIGHLQTNKVKYIAEFIDTIQSVDSEKLLNEINKEAAKHQRTIKVLLQVKIADEESKFGLEIADAKDLFTKFTNGEFPHVEITGLMGMATFTKDESQIRKEFSVLKTLFDELSEIHTLQTLSMGMSDDFPLAIECGANSVRVGSAIFGRRDYSK; translated from the coding sequence GTTTAGAGGAGAATTACAATAACATAAAAAACCAGCTTCCGGAAAATGTACAATTGGTTGCGGTGTCTAAAACACATCCGGTTGAAGCTATTCAGGAAGTTTATGATTTTGGACAGAGAGTTTTTGGAGAAAATAAAGTTCAGGAACTTACCGAAAAATACCCGTTGCTTCCAAAAGATATCCAGTGGCATTTAATCGGGCACCTGCAGACCAATAAGGTTAAATATATTGCAGAATTTATAGATACCATACAAAGTGTAGATTCTGAGAAGCTTTTAAATGAAATTAATAAAGAAGCAGCGAAGCATCAACGTACCATAAAAGTTTTATTGCAGGTGAAAATTGCTGATGAAGAAAGTAAATTCGGACTTGAAATTGCTGATGCCAAAGATTTATTCACAAAATTCACCAACGGCGAATTTCCCCATGTTGAAATTACAGGATTAATGGGAATGGCAACCTTTACGAAAGATGAAAGCCAGATTCGTAAAGAATTTTCAGTTTTGAAGACTCTTTTTGATGAATTAAGTGAGATCCATACTTTGCAGACTCTTTCTATGGGAATGAGCGATGATTTTCCTTTGGCTATTGAATGCGGTGCGAATTCAGTACGTGTAGGATCGGCTATTTTCGGCAGAAGAGATTATTCTAAATAG